In Chromobacterium rhizoryzae, one genomic interval encodes:
- a CDS encoding carbohydrate porin, whose protein sequence is MPTLFSTAPRRGPLALALSLGVLLSPDVIQAESQNPAWNGTVLGFEPQAGDLLSTDTGIRNRLEQYGFRYRLAHVSQTAYNAKGGYNKDKKAEYIDQFSLTFSQSLEALTGMPDAAIEGNIVNRNHDNNLTSTRLQDPRVGFNDLAQESWGGQSITRLGWLTFRRSFLDGRLQWRIGLMNKVQDFDQIIPCDFQTLNLCGGKSAGSRTWYNWNVHYWGTSLQYRLTPEVTLKTGLLEQNPQAPSRSHAWSVSTDGSRGILLPLEAEWKTRHFGLPGIYMLGLLYTNAKQRDFYAGASGGAGTDDPAGYRHYRNTWYLYTGFNQQLTRRLETANRGLSLSWSLGVADQRSNARSYASSLSLRYRGPFDARPNDWLALGVSKFQASPNWRRSQNLLNQRAGVSDYQDPLYAPLPESSVNAELIYRYQVWPWLELQPGLQYWVRPGGLVQTPNAWVVGLKTTLNF, encoded by the coding sequence ATGCCTACCTTGTTCTCTACCGCCCCGCGTCGCGGTCCCTTGGCTTTGGCGCTGAGCTTAGGGGTATTGCTAAGCCCCGATGTCATTCAAGCCGAAAGCCAAAACCCGGCCTGGAACGGCACGGTTCTGGGCTTCGAACCGCAGGCCGGCGACTTGCTCAGCACCGATACCGGTATTCGCAACCGGCTGGAACAATATGGTTTTCGTTATCGCCTGGCCCACGTCAGCCAAACCGCCTACAACGCCAAAGGCGGTTACAACAAGGACAAGAAAGCCGAATACATCGACCAGTTTTCGCTGACCTTCAGCCAAAGCCTGGAGGCGCTGACCGGCATGCCCGATGCCGCGATCGAGGGCAATATCGTCAACCGCAATCATGACAACAATCTGACCAGCACGCGGCTGCAAGACCCACGCGTCGGTTTCAACGATCTGGCGCAGGAAAGCTGGGGCGGCCAGTCCATTACCCGGCTGGGCTGGCTGACCTTCCGTCGCAGCTTTCTCGACGGCAGATTGCAGTGGCGGATAGGACTGATGAACAAGGTGCAGGACTTCGACCAGATCATTCCCTGCGATTTCCAGACCTTGAATCTGTGCGGAGGAAAATCCGCCGGCTCGCGCACTTGGTACAACTGGAACGTGCACTACTGGGGCACAAGCTTACAGTACCGGCTCACTCCGGAAGTCACCCTGAAAACCGGCCTGCTGGAACAGAACCCGCAAGCGCCATCACGCAGCCACGCCTGGAGCGTATCCACCGACGGCAGCCGCGGCATCCTGCTGCCGCTGGAAGCGGAATGGAAAACCCGCCATTTTGGCCTGCCAGGCATTTACATGCTGGGATTGCTCTATACCAATGCCAAGCAACGCGACTTCTACGCCGGAGCATCCGGAGGCGCGGGAACGGACGACCCCGCGGGGTATCGGCACTACCGCAATACTTGGTATCTGTACACCGGCTTCAATCAACAGCTGACTCGCCGCCTTGAAACAGCCAACCGCGGGCTCAGCCTCTCCTGGAGCTTGGGCGTGGCCGATCAACGCAGCAACGCCCGGTCCTATGCCAGCTCCTTGTCCTTACGCTATCGCGGACCATTTGATGCCCGGCCAAATGACTGGCTGGCCTTGGGCGTATCCAAATTTCAGGCCAGCCCCAACTGGCGCCGCAGCCAGAACCTGCTGAATCAGCGAGCCGGCGTCAGCGACTATCAGGACCCGCTTTACGCGCCGCTGCCGGAATCCTCGGTCAACGCCGAATTGATCTACCGCTACCAGGTCTGGCCCTGGCTGGAGTTGCAACCCGGACTCCAATACTGGGTGCGGCCGGGAGGGCTGGTTCAGACGCCCAATGCCTGGGTCGTGGGCCTAAAAACCACCCTCAACTTCTGA
- a CDS encoding DUF1484 family protein has product MTTTLPAMEQLRRLNQNLSNTQDQSALPQLGRQLARQCEEMDARLTQGLIDIRAAHLGLQAILTLLQRRDEPLLWSSEEAAALLEPLQQRLSQGLSRINRLV; this is encoded by the coding sequence ATGACAACGACCTTGCCCGCCATGGAGCAATTAAGGCGCTTGAACCAGAACCTGAGCAATACACAGGACCAGAGCGCCTTGCCGCAGCTTGGCCGGCAACTGGCCCGGCAATGCGAAGAGATGGACGCCCGTCTGACGCAGGGCCTGATCGACATCCGAGCCGCCCATCTCGGCCTGCAGGCCATCCTGACCCTGCTGCAGCGCCGCGACGAGCCCTTGCTGTGGAGCAGCGAGGAAGCCGCGGCGCTGCTGGAGCCGCTGCAACAGCGCCTGAGCCAGGGCTTAAGCCGCATCAACCGCCTGGTCTAG